One genomic segment of [Phormidium] sp. ETS-05 includes these proteins:
- a CDS encoding CP12 domain-containing protein, whose amino-acid sequence MMMKASDIMTTDVVAIRGSATVAEAVKVMKEKGLRALIVERRHDQDSYGIVTETDIVYKVTAYGTDPKKVRVYEIMTKPCIVVNPDLGVEYVARLFANTGIRRAPVIKGGLLGVISVTDILAKGDFVEKPKALLLEQLIQKAIEDARAICAAKGPASKECAAAWDAVEELQAEAAHQQAKKPEKSAFEEYCEENPDAVEARMYDT is encoded by the coding sequence ATGATGATGAAAGCATCTGATATAATGACAACGGATGTGGTGGCGATTCGCGGCTCGGCGACGGTGGCGGAAGCGGTCAAGGTGATGAAAGAGAAGGGTTTGCGGGCCTTGATTGTGGAGCGCCGCCATGACCAAGATTCCTACGGTATTGTCACGGAAACGGATATCGTCTATAAGGTGACTGCTTACGGGACCGACCCGAAAAAGGTGCGAGTGTATGAGATTATGACTAAACCTTGCATCGTCGTCAATCCCGACTTGGGTGTGGAATATGTGGCGCGGTTGTTCGCGAATACGGGTATCCGGCGGGCCCCGGTGATTAAAGGGGGATTGCTGGGAGTGATCTCGGTGACGGATATTCTGGCAAAGGGTGATTTTGTTGAGAAACCCAAGGCATTGCTCCTAGAGCAGCTAATTCAAAAGGCGATCGAAGACGCTCGTGCAATCTGCGCGGCCAAAGGACCGGCATCTAAAGAATGTGCGGCGGCGTGGGATGCGGTGGAAGAGCTGCAAGCAGAGGCGGCTCACCAGCAGGCGAAGAAGCCGGAAAAATCTGCTTTTGAGGAATACTGCGAGGAAAACCCCGATGCCGTCGAGGCTCGGATGTACGATACCTGA